Part of the Xenopus tropicalis strain Nigerian chromosome 3, UCB_Xtro_10.0, whole genome shotgun sequence genome, TTCTTACAGATAAAGAAAAGCAAGTTAGAAAAATGTCAGGCTGTTTGTGAGGTAGGAAAACCACCAAGTCATTTTGTAGCATTTTTGATGGTAATTATGGGTATTGCTCTATGATTTCTTTCTACAATCTTTTGATCTTGATTTGGCTCATTATGAAGAAATGTTATTTCTGTATATGGACACTAGAGGGCATTATGTGCTCAGGTATAAAAGGCTGGAGGTAAATTAATCGCATCTGGGGAAGGTGCCGCGGTTCCTTTGTTCTCTGAACGGAATGAACTCGCTGCTTCTCTCACAGAGGCGCCAAAATGTTCCCGCTAATTTATATGGCTACAGAAAGGCACATTGTATAGATTTTACTCTCCGCATTCAGCGTTAGATATTCTACTAGCGAATATTATTCCTGCCATAGAGTTACTCCAGGATCCCTGATGTAAAATTCACGTGTCCGGTTTTTCTCTTTACAAATAATCCATTTCGAAAGAAATAAATGTTGATTTTCTCAAACATCACAGGATTCAATTCACCACAAAATCCTCTCCCTTCTCAGACCCCTAATCTCCGGTGCAAAATACTTAAATCACTCTTTAATTATATCTGTAACTACACAATccttaaggggcagattactAATGAAGCCATTAATTCCTCTGGCCACTTCAGTCCTTAGTTTCGCCCCCATCTCACTATCAGATTACTTTGGGGCTGTAAAGTTTATATGAATCGACTCGCATCATCCATTCTAGTTTTCAGAAGGAACAAACTAACGCGTTTCCCCAATTCAGCTTTTGGCTACTGTGTGCCAGTGCTCTTGTATGAGTAGTAGTCTTAGATAAATTACTTGGGGAGAAGCATAAACAGCCTTTGGGGAAATAGTGGGGGCCCTTAAAAGGGCCTTTGGGAAATGATGCTGTGAGGGAATAAGAGGGTTTAACCCCCGAAtccgtagagagtgcggccctggcgcttgagagcaTACACCACATCCATAGCGGTAACagtcttcctcttggcgtgctcggtgtaggtgacaGCGTCCCGGATAACGTTCTCCAGGAAAACTTTCAGcaccccccgagtctcctcataaATGAGGCCggagatgcgcttgactccccctctgcgtgccaggcggcggatggcgggcttggtgatcccctggatgttatcccgcagcaccttcctgtggcgcttggcgcctcctttccccagGCCCTTACCGCCCTTGCCTCTGCCAGACATGTTCAACCTTCAAAAGCTTTTCAGAATGATTCCGCTTCTCCGCACAACCTCATGTATAAAGAGACTGAGcagacctgataggaaactgcaCTGACTGTCACCCCTCCCTTTTCTTTACTGTTCCAGGGTAAAACATTTGGCAACTTCTGATTGGCTAAACCATGAAGCGCCCATACTCATTAGCAACAAGGAGTGTAACAAACTGCTGCTTATAATAAAGAGCCGCCAAAACTATGGCAGCGATATGTTTATAGAGCAGTAAAATGATTATTCCTATATCCTCAGCATTCTGCCCTGAGATTCATTAGTGCATTTCCCTCTGCTGGAATAGTTGTATGTAACTgcagaacaatacatttatagaacaggggtaattaaaataataaacacgaggctcaattacattatatataaggATTAAACCCTGTGGAATTTAGAATCTAAGTGgaagggtaatttacagacacagatATATTAAGGATactaagtgctgcaggttacagtgggtgacacaatATAAGCGTTACTCCGGGTTATTTCAACCTCTtactggaaaaaaatatgtttacaaaatcAGTTTGTTGTTAATGTCACTTACACGCCCTCTAATGCTGCTGCAACTCTCTGAGCCTCTCAGCTGAGCTGTTTGTTACTCTGCCTTGTCTTTCCCCTATTTGTTACTTTTCTAATGAGTTGGAGCTTTGAGCTGACAAAGTAGCACTTACATTGTTACACTGGGACATTCGCTCCGTTACACACATTGCTGGATACAACTCGCAACAATGTCACTTTCCTACTGTTGCATTTACGTTACAGGGAACAGGGGCTAAATTCCTATCTGAGAATTTCTATCTTGGACAGAaccagtgggagggggagggggagggatgGTTTGGGCAGGTTTAAGTGACGGAGAGCAGTCCGGCAGCACTAAAGGGAGGGGAACACAAAACTATTTGTGTATTTGGGAAACTTTGCAGTTACTTACTGGCCAGGGATATTAGTTGGCGATAACTGAACGAATGTTGGGCCGGTGCGAGGTTAAtagtttttattgcttattaaaaGCCACGGTAGAAGCAGGAGACCCCACTATATTACAAGCCCTTTCAGGGGGATGTGGTGGCTCTTAAAAGAGCCTTTGGGGCAGTTGGCCAGTGAGCCAGCTTATTTCTTCTTAGGGGCGGCTTTCTTTGCTTTAGCCACTTTGGGTTTGGCTGCTTTGGCCTTTGCGGGGCTTTTGGCAGCTTTGGGCTTCACGCTCTTTTTTGCGGGGCTCTTGGCCACTTTCTTGGCTTTGGCAGCTTTAGGCTTTATGGGGCTCTTCGCTGCCTTTGCTGCTTTCTTCACCACCTTCTTTGGGCTCTTGGCGGCTGCGGACACCTTCTTGGGCTTCTTCGGGGACTTGGCTGCCTTCTTTGTTGCCGGTTTCTTGGCTTTGGCTGCTGCCGGTGCCGCCTTCTCCTTACTCTGCAGCTGCTTCTTGTTGAGCTTGAAGGACCCGGAGGCTCCGCTCCCTTTCACTTGGACAAGGGTCTCCTTACTGACCAAGCCCTTGAGAGCCAGCTTGAGGCGGCTGTTATTCTTCTCCACATCGTAACCTCCTGCAGCCAGAGCCTTCTTCAGAGCTGCCAGGGACACCCCGCTGCGCTCCTTGGAAGCGGATACGGCTTTGACTATCAGTTCGGACACACTGGGCCCAGATGGCTTCTTGGATTTAGTGGCCCCCGCTGCTTTCTTGCTCTGTTTCTTCTTCTTGGCTGCGGGTTCAGCCGGGGGAGGAGCAGGCGCCGTCTCAGCTGCTTCAGCCATTGCAAATCTTCTATCGTTCTTTTCAGAAAATAGAAATATACCAGCCGCGCTTTTCTGTTCTCCTTTTATAGAATCTACTctgtctgctgattggctcagttgCATTGTGATACCGCTTTCTAATTGGACAGTATTTAGCTACGCCTATCCTTAACTTTCCGTGTTCAGCATTAGGGAGCTTTCATTCTGTGTTTCCAGCGACTCAAAAAGCAACGTTATTAATAATATCTACTTCCATAAATATCCCGGGGATTATACAGTCACTTGCAGGGTAAATGTCCCTGTCTCTGACAGCGATTTTCTGCATGTTGGTTACACGGATTGTCCCCAAACAGCCCCTGATATCTCAGGCGCACTCCTGTCAGTCTGGGTGAGGTTTTTATAAACCTTCAATTTTCCTTGTTCATTGGGATCTATTTCCTCCATCTCTTATccctgagagagagaggggtatgGGGAGGGATATCAGGGGGACAGTGAGGGGTTTGGAGGCTACAGAAGAAATCCGTGGGGGTTGCACTGGCAGAGAAGTAGCACAGTCCCGAACCTGCTGTAGTACAGTCATTGCAGCATTCACACAAGTCCCACTGCCTGCATTGTATTGTGTCATTAGTTACACTATCAGCACTAATAAAACATATCTATGTATACATCACACGACTGGACACATTATTGCCCCACAGAGCTGACTTTATACCGGCAATTTTAAGTATCAAATgaaagtatattatattattggaACAGTTGTTACCAAGTGAGACTGGGAACACTCCAGCAAGATACAAATGTGCCCCCACTCCAGTCTGATTTCATATGTTGTGTGAAGTTTATTCTATGGAGTAAAACAATGCTCTCCAAGCTTATTGAGTTGTGGTCCAAGAACAATACCCACAATCCCACAATCAGGTGGGAGGGGAGGAGTGAAGGTCtcagaatatataaaataatattgtggTACTTGGACTTCTGTTGATATTTTCCATAGTTGGGGGACTAAAAATCTATGCTGGGAGGCTGCATTCAGCCAGTTGTACAACAGTAGAAGAAATGGCTTCCATAGAATTCTACTTTTCATTATGCCACAAACCAACacatgcagcagcagcaggatcttgacaaacagGCTCAGTAGCACATGGGATTTAATGCTGCTAAATGTAAGGTCCTGTACCtgagatgtaaaaatatacagccccatatacccttaatgggactgcactagacaaatccataatggagaaggagcttggagtccttgtagataataaacttggctgtagcaagcaatgccaggcagcagctgcaagggcaaacagggttttgagctgtattaaaaggggtatagattcacgggaggagggggttattcttcccctttacagagcgctggtaaggccccatctagaatatgctgttcagttttggtctccagtgctcaaacgggacattattgagttagagagggtccagagaagggcaactaagctggtaaagggtatggaaagtctcagttatgaagaaagactggccaagttgggtctgtttacactggagaagaggcgcttaagaggtgacatgataactatgtataaatatataaggggatcatataataacctttctaatgttttatttaccagtaggtccttccaacggacacgagggcacccactccgtttagaagaagggaggttccatttaaacattcggaaaggattttttacagtgagagctgtgaggttctggaattccctccccgaatcagtcgtgctggctgatacattatatagctttaagaaggggctggatggattcttagcaagtgagggaatacaggggtaggggggatagctctcagtacaagtgagggaatacaggggtaggggagatagctctcagtacaagtgagggaatacaggggtaggggggatagctctcagtacaagtgagggaatacaggggtaggggagatagctctcagtacaagttagggaatacagggttatgggagatagctcttagtactagttgatccagggactggtccgattgccatcttggagtcaggaaggaattttttcccctctgtggcaaattagagaggcttcagatggggttttttgccttcctctggatcaactagcagttagacaggttatatataggcattatggttgaacttgatggacgtatgtcttttttcaacccaacttactatgttactatgttactttgaaCCACAGAGTTGTTACCAGCAGGCTCCTTTTTATGTGGCTTGATCATTctgtcaggagcagccacaggtgggtggctggcagttaggagcttatatgccatgtaatatgggtacagggggtactgcgcttgttggtaggcaggaaacaagttatgttcctgaaacatgatttattaagtgaGCAATGAGAATGAGCGATAAGAAATAGGGACGTCCTTACAAtgggccagtggtcagaggcaggcagaagacaaaaCAAATCCGGAAAGCAGGCAgggggtctggactggcagcaaacaaggagggtctggaataacaggcagtggtcaggggcaggctgaaggcagggaaagtccaataatcaggccgaggtcaataccgggagatccaacagaggtcagggacaggagttgtagaacagggtaaggtgaaCGGAGTCGGGCAGGCAAGGACACTGGATCACAAAAGGGCTcaggggttgcttgtgacaggcttataaagcccgttaattgtctgattgcaaccacctgTTAACAGAATGTTtggggctggatgcccaaggtctccagtggctcagtgaggtaatgcagaacctgcctaacttACAGTCCAGAGTtccagtacaggcaggtcctgacatgaccatttccctgcaaactggcggctgcatcactctggggccaacacagacttgaataaatcccactgcaaaatccatattgtgttgccaaaagctcattaactgtacttttctataattaccgcctgccccaagtaggggttaattttcgcatctaagtgtttgtgaatcattccTAAGTGTTATTTCGGCGTGCAAATTAAcccacgcggtaatactgtagggAATCGTGcactaattgtcgcgtctattttaacgcaaaaaagcatgcgataataattaacgcactttagtgaatcaacaaTCTTGTCTTCTAAGGAGCCCAGGAAAATGATATTTCCTTATGTTAATGAGGAGGCACAAGAGGGACAGTCAGCTTCCTCTGATGGATGCAGGATGAATACAGAGAATCTATCTGGATGGCACCAAAGTCTTCAGAAGAGATGGAAATCTGTTCATCAGATTTGCAGGAAGGAGTAAaggtcttaaagggacagtaacaccaaaaaatgaaagtgtataaaagtaattactatataatgtaatgctgccctgcactggtacaactggtgtgtttgcctcagaaagactactgtagtttatattataaagcttctgtgtagccctgggggcagccatttacaggagaaaaggcacaggttacttagcagataacagataaaacccaattatattctacaaagcttatctgttatctgctatgtgcctgtgccttttctcctttttcccagcttcaatggctgcccccgtgttgacatagcagctcatttatataaactatagtagcatttatgtagcaaatacaccagttttaccagtgcagggcaactgtacattatattttaattactttaaaacactttcattttttggtgttactgttcctttaaagggctcCTATCGcccttattttataatatatataatatataattgagCCTGCACTCCATATAGGGGGAAAAAGAATTTTCAACCGCCCCTGCCAGCGCTGGGCTACCCACACCgggaggcagccatgttggggcacacacaaGCTCATAATGAGAGAGCGATGCCACCTTTCCAGATCACAGCTCACTCTGCTAGAGAGTTATTTACCTCAGGGGCTAAAGTTGCAGGAGAATCTATGGATCCCATACAACTACACAGCGCTATACAAACGCTAATGTCAGTACTAACAGAATAAGTATTAATTGGCAAGGTTAATTGCACTGCCCAATACTGAAAGTGTCAGTCTTTCATACAACATCTTGGCATAATAAAAATAGGAAACCTACAGAAAGAAAGTTTTATGGGGGTCACACAGTTTTGGAAACAAAACCCTAAAGATACCCTTAGCTACTGTTTGTGTTGGTCTTTCTTTTTTGGTGGtcacacaattttgtttttaatgacaacaattaaaacaaaaatacccaGACAGTAAATTTATCATTTGTTAAATGAGAAAATAAGAAACATAGTGCCTGATAAACAAAAGGCTTAATAGAAAATCTGAACACCTCTTTCCAAAACCTCTTTCCCGCCACATTCTCTCCCTCCCTACCCACATAAAACACAGTCATTGTACAAGAAGCGGTTTGATTCCCGTTTAGAGCTCTTTGCTGCCCCCATGCGGTTGATATAATTGACCTCGCAGCAGACGTTTCCGGGATTCAGAGTCAGTCAGCGCATCCGAAGGGAATAAGAaacatgttatattttttttaattgtaatatggTTTGAAAAAGTCAAGTAAGTAATTAATAACCATAATCGTCATCGTTATATAACATATAATTTCGGACAGACTTTTGGcgggcatttttaaaaaaaatcaaattggtcTGAGCAGCCAATAGAAATGTAGAAGTAAAGGGGCGTATTTGCATCGAGCCAATCACAGGGAGGCGCTGCCTATAAATAGGATGTTCGGCAGCCCCCAGACACCATAACGTTTTAGTGCTTCTACGTTGTTGCAATGGCCCGTACTAAACAGACCGCCCGCAAATCCACAGGCGGGAAGGCTCCCCGCAAGCAGTTGGCCACCAAGGCAGCCAGGAAGAGCGCCCCGGCCACTGGCGGAGTCAAGAAACCCCATCGTTACCGCCCAGGGACTGTGGCTCTCCGGGAAATCCGCCGCTACCAGAAATCCACTGAGTTGCTGATCCGCAAACTGCCTTTCCAGCGTCTGGTCCGGGAGATCGCCCAGGACTTCAAGACCGATCTGAGGTTCCAGAGCTCAGCCGTTATGGCTCTGCAGGAGGCCAGCGAGGCTTATCTGGTGGGGCTCTTTGAGGACACCAACCTGTGCGCCATCCACGCCAAGAGGGTCACCATCATGCCCAAGGATATCCAGCTGGCCCGCAGGATCCGAGGGGAGAGGGCTTAGATCCGAGGGGGTTTTATTCACTGggcacaaaggctcttttcagagccaccgACACTTTCTGGGAATGAGCTGAACTATAAGATACATTTAGGGTATCGGTGCTACTGGCCCTTGTGCTGCTCAGATTTAGTAACTCAATGATTAGTACTTCTAATGAGCAGGATTTCTTGAAACAAAGGCCTCTGCTTTCCCGTGTTCCAGGCAGATTGGAATACAGAAACCCAATATATAGGGACAGGTTCCTGGCATTTTATTATGTTGAGGTTTTATTCACTGGACACTTTCTGGGAATGAGCTTTTCACTTCTATTTCGGCTTTTGTTACAAAGCGATACATTGATAGACTGGAACCAGCagaattacatttatttgtataatattGTGCCAATTACACAGCACTTGCGTTTATACAGGACAATCGTCTTTGTTGCAATGTAATTGTACCGGTTAGTCTATCACTATATTTTCTGCAGGGCTTGTCCCTTTTGCTGCTCACTTTTAACCTATTGTAGTAAAATCTGGGTTTGATTAGAAAGTCCCAAAAACCACTGATTTGAACTCATGCCAGGAACTGTATATATAAGATACATTTAGATTATCGGTGCTACTGGCCCTTTTGCTACTCGGATTTCTTGAAACAAAGGCCACTGCTTTTCCGTGTTCCAGGCAAATTAAAATACAGAAACCCAATATATAGGGACAGGTTCCTT contains:
- the LOC108646289 gene encoding histone H4, with product MSGRGKGGKGLGKGGAKRHRKVLRDNIQGITKPAIRRLARRGGVKRISGLIYEETRGVLKVFLENVIRDAVTYTEHAKRKTVTAMDVVYALKRQGRTLYGFGG
- the h1-3 gene encoding H1.3 linker histone, cluster member (The RefSeq protein has 1 substitution compared to this genomic sequence); the protein is MAEAAETAPAPPPAEPAAKKKKQSKKAAGATKSKKPSGPSVSELIVKAVSASKERSGVSLAALKKALAAGGYDVEKNNSRLKLALKGLVSKETLVQVKGSGASGSFKLNKKQLQSKEKAAPAAAKAKKPAAKKAAKSPKKPKKVSAAAKSPKKVVKKAAKAAKSPIKPKAAKAKKVAKSPAKKSVKPKAAKSPAKAKAAKPKVAKAKKAAPKKK
- the LOC100495788 gene encoding histone H3; protein product: MARTKQTARKSTGGKAPRKQLATKAARKSAPATGGVKKPHRYRPGTVALREIRRYQKSTELLIRKLPFQRLVREIAQDFKTDLRFQSSAVMALQEASEAYLVGLFEDTNLCAIHAKRVTIMPKDIQLARRIRGERA